Below is a window of Clostridium sp. JN-1 DNA.
CACCAACTTTTTTTATATCTTTTATACATGAAAAAGACATTGTTATTATCAAAAATATGAAAACATCAATCCAACCATAACTTTCATAAAAAAACATACTTACTGAAATTGATAAAAAGCATAAAATTGACAAGTTACTTATATCTAAAATATCATTATTTTTAAAAAACTTCACTATAGAAGAAACGACTATAAAAATATATAATGATACTCCTATCAATCCAAACTCATAAAAAAAAGATACATATTGATTATCTGTTGTGGCAAAGCCTGTTATATAAACAAAATGATTCATCATGAATTCTTTTACTGAACCACATCCATTTCCAAATAGAAGATTTGATATTCCATTATTAAACATATAATTATTAACAATTTTAATCGTTCCTAATCTTTGAAGTCTCGAAGCATCATTATAAGAATCTTTTGTAGCAGTAATAAATCTTTCGGCAATTTGATTTAATATATTGTTAATATCCTTTGAAAATATTAGCAATATAAATATTAGTACTATACAAGTTAATATTAAAGTAATAACTTTTTTGTATGTAAATTTAATATTATTATTTTTAATCTTAATAAAAAAAGCTTTTAAATAATAAATAAATAAAGTAATACCAATTGCAATCCATGCACTTCTCGATTTAGTATAATATAAATTAATAATTACATTTATTTGTAATATATATTTAATTTTATTATTAATAATATATCTATTACACCAAAACAACACTACTAAAAATGAACCATATACTATAGGATGTATAAAAATTGAAAATGTTCTAAAATTATTTGTACCAAACGCACATGTCTGCCAATGCTTGGCGCCACTAATTATAAAACTGTAAAATATACTCTTCTTTGAAACTATTTCATAAAAATTGATAATAACAAATATATTAAGCATTAATATAAAGTATTTATAAAAGTTTAATACATAACTCTTTCCTACTGTTTTTAATTTTAATAATATAAATATAAATAAGGAATATATAATTATCATTTTACCAATAGACTTATACGAGATTGTAGTAATATTAAATATATTTATACCTAAAGTATATAATAAAAAATATACTATACATATAACAATGCTTTTATTATATATAATTCTATATTCTTGCTTTCTATTTAATTTAAAAATATCATATAAAAAAATTATAGAAGTAATTATATAAAATAAGTAAAATAATTTATTTATAAAAAAATAGTCTAAAAATATAGCCGAAAAAAAAACTAAAAAAATAATATTACAATTATTTTTTTTTATTAAATTATCTATCACTGAACTTTACACATCCAATCTTAAGTATTATTTTTCAAACACTAAGGTATAAACTTAACTATATAACTATCTAAAATAACTTTAATATAGAATTCAGATATTTTTTCTTCCATATTTAATTCCTTCTATAATAGCTCTAGCCTTATCTTCTCTACCTTGAAATTTATACTGAAAATATCTTATTACCCTTGTACTATAAAAAAACATCTTTGATAAAGCAAAACTTACTTTAGAAACCTTATTTTTGTATTTATTCATGAATAAAAGTCTATTTCTCGCACACCACTTAATAGAAAAAGGAGATTCTTCTCCACCTCCTGATAAACCAACTTTATGATAAATTACAGCCTTAGGATTGTACCAAATTTTATAACCAGCATCATTTACTCTTACACAAAAATCATCATCTTCAAAATACATAAAATAGTCCTCACACAAGAATCCTATTTTTTCAAAAACATCTCTTTTAATAAGCATACAACATCCTGTCATAAAATCTATTTCTTTTTCTACATCATACTGCTCTTTATCAACTTCTTTATTTCCAAGATGAATTCCAATAAATTTAAACCAATCTATCTTGCCACCACCATACCAAATTTTATCTTTTTCTGGGTAATACATTATCTTGCATCCAACTAATCCTATTCTGTCATCTTTATTAAAAGAATTTATCATATTATTTAAAAAATTAGGTTCTACTAAAGTATCATTATTTAAAAGTAATACATAATCTGCATTATTCTTTAATGCAGATTTTATTCCTAAATTATTTCCACCGGCAAACCCTAAATTTTTTTTTGATTCTATAATAATACAATCATTTAAAGTTTGTTTTAAAACTTCTAAAGAATTATTTGTTGAAGCATTATCAACTATTAATATTTTATAATTGTTATAACTTGTCCTTTTTAAGCTATTTACACATTCTATTGTATCTTTATATCCATTATAATTGACTAAAATTATGTATACTAATGGCACTTAAATCATCCTTTATTAAATTAAAAATTTTGTACATTTTATAATTAAACTACTTATCTTCAATTACCTTTTTAAAAGATTCATACAGCAACTTACTAGAATAATCCCAACTCATCTCATTTAAACACTTATTGTATGCATTTTTACCCATTTCACTAAGTAACTGCTTATTTTTTAGTAGTTTTACACATGCGTCAGCTAATTCTACTTCATTCCTAGGTTCAACTAAAATCCCAGTTTTACCGTCATCAACCTGCTCCGGTATGCCTCCAATTCTAGATGCAACAACTGGAATAGAAAATGTATATGCTATAGGAATTATTCCTGATTGGGAGGCATCAATATACGGAAGAACTACAATATCAGCTTTAGAAAAAAAGTCTCCAACTTCATCATCCTTTATCCACCTGTTTACTACAAATACATCTTTAGAATTTTTAATAAGCTGTTCATATGGAGTCATATTTCCATTGCCTACAATTAATAGTTTAGCTCCATCATCCATTGTTTTAATAATTTTAAAAGCTTTTAATAAGACTCTAATACCTTTATACTCATGTATTCTCCCAAAAAATAAAATTGTCTTAGAAAAATCACTTTTTTTCCCTTTATTTACTTTGATATAATGAGAAAACTTAGCATGTGGTATTACATCAATTTTATCTTTATTTATACCAAACTTAGTTAAATCATTTTTAAAAACCTTGCTTAAAACTATAACTCTTTTGGAATTCTTTATACCAACTTTATTAGTCATTGACAAGATTAAATTTTCTTCACCCTTATGCATTTTAATATCATGTGCCGTATAAACTTTAGGTATACCATGCGTTAAAAAGTTAATTATAGGTATCCAAGGATGTATCATTGTATAATAAATGATATCTGGTTTAACTTTCTTTATAACATTTTTTAATTTAATAAACTTGTACAAATTCAAGGATGAAATCACAAAAGTTTTTAAATTATAATATGTATTAACTTCAATTAAACTAATACCTGTTTTTCTCCACTCTGATAAGTTTTCTACCTGTTTAGATATAACTACAGTCAAGTCAACCTTATTAGATATAGCTTTTGCCATTTCTATCGAATAAAGAGCCCCTCCACCCTTTCTTCCGCAATATATTAACATTACTTTCAAAGATATCTACTCCTAACTTTTTAAAGTATTATATAATTCTTTATACTTACTAATCATAATTTTTATATTAAAGTATTTATCTATAGTTTTGTTAGCATTATCAGACAATTTGTTTTTTAAATCATCATCATTTAGAATCATATTTATATAATTTAAAAACTCATTTAGATCATTAGATATAAATCCATTTTCATAATTTTTAACTACATCCTTATTTCCAATAACATTTGATACTATTACAGTTTTATATAAATACATAGCCTCTAATAAAGAAATAGGCAATCCTTCCCACAATGAGGTCATTATATAAATGTCAAATGATAATAACTTTTTCAAAACTTGTTTTCTTTCAATCCATCCAATAATACTTATATTAGGTGATGTTAACTTGTCCTTTAATTCACCATCGCCAATCCACACAAAATTATAATTAGGAAAACTCTCTGCAATTTTATTAAATAATTCAGGATTTTTTTGTCTACATATCCTTCCTACTGTTCCTATGATAGCCCTACTTTTATTGGTCTTTTCATTAGGACTTTCCAAATTAACCTGATTTAATAATTTATCAATTTTAGATGTATCTATTCCATTATTAATATTAATACAATTACTCGACAATTTTAAAGCTTCTTTATATTCACTTTGAGAGCAACCTACAATGCATCCTCCAAACTTTGCTGCAAACTTTTCTAATCTATAAAAAAACTTCTTTTTTAAACTTGATTTATCCTTTTGCAAAAATGAAAATCCATGTGGATTATAAATCACCTTATTCATATCAAAACCATTTATATAACTTGCTATTCTGCCTAAAAAACCAGCTTTTGAAGAATGAAGATGTATAATATCAGGATCTTCAAATTTTAACATTTTTCTAAGTTGAAATAATGACTTTATATTTTTATATGGATTTAATCCTCTACACATATCGATTTTTACAAATTTAATTTTTGGATTAAAATCTTTTTCAAAATTAGCAGGTGTTTCCTTTCTTAATGAATAAATTATAACAATATCATAATCATTAGTAAGTCCACTAGTTAACTCAGTTAAAAAAGAATATACTCCCGATCCAAATGCCTCTACTACATAAACTATTTTCTTCATAAAATAAATTCACCAGCTTAGATTATATTAATTCACCTTTTTCTTTATTTCCTTTATTCTCTCAATATCTTTTTTCTTTCCAACAAATATTATATTATCACTTTCTACTACAAATACATCGTCCATGCCAACTACTACAATTGGCTTTTCCTTTGAAAAGACAATGTTATTGGATGCATCAATATTTTTTATGTCTCCGATACAGATATTATTATTGTCATCCTTTTCTCTGTACCTTTCAACTGCATACCATGTTCCTATATCATCCCATCCAAAATCAGATGGAATTACATATATATCTTTTGCCTTTTCCATTATTGCATAATCTACTGAAACATTATCCACCTTTGGATATTCCCTCATTAATTTATCTTCAAACTCTACTTCTGAAGCATTTGCAATTTCATTTAAAATTTTATATGTATTATTCAAATACCTTTCTGTTAAGTTTAGTATGGTATCGCATTTCCATACAAACATTCCACAGTTCCATAGAAAATTGCCTTTTTTTAAATATTCTTCGGCAGTTTTCAAATCAGGTTTTTCCACAAATTTTTCAACCTTATGTATCTTATTTTCTCTATTACCAACTTTAAGTTCTTCACTATCAACTTTTAACTTTATATATCCATATCCAGTCTCAGGTCTATCCGGTTTAATTCCCAAAGTCACTATGGAATTTTCTTTTGCCATTACAAATTTATATGCTTGTCTTATTGTGTTCCTAAATTCATTTTCATCAACTATTAGATGATCAGACGGAAGAACTACTATTGAAGTATCTTCCTTATCATAGTGCTTTTTTATCATAAAAGCTGAAAGTGCTATACATGGTGCAGTATTCCTACCAACAGGCTCTACTATTATATTATCCTTTGGAAGATTGGGAAGCTGTTCTCTAAGTACTTCTACATATCTTCGTGCTGTAACTACAAATATATCTTCTATTGATATAATTGGAAGCAGTCTCTCTACTGTCATCTGTATCATGGTTTTTTCACCTAAAAGTTTTAAAAACTGTTTTGGCTTTTCATCAGTTGAGAGCGGCCAGAACCTTTCTCCCTTGCCGCCTGCCATAATAAGTGCACATAACATTTATATCTTCCCTTCTCTCCAAATCAAACCACTTACTTTTATTTGTGACAGCTCTATAATTTCTTTAAATCTTTTTGCTTCATCCTTATTTGTATTTCCTTCCGCCATTAAAACTAAAATATTATCTACTGCCTTTGCAACAATTTGTGCATCAGAGTATTTTGTCACAGCTGGTGTATCTATAATTATATAGTCAAATTTTTTCTTTAATTCCTCAAATAAAACCTTCAAACTGCTTTTAGCTAATAAGTCTGATGGGTTTGCATCTTCACTTCCCCAACATAATGCACATATATTTTCTACTTTAGTTTGTAACAAATTTAAACTTTCAAAGTTTTCTTCACTGTCTTTTAGTATATTACTTAATCCATACTTATTATCTAAGTGTAATTCAACATCAACTTGCGGACTTCTGCCGTTTGCATCTACAATCAATATTTTATAACCTAAATTGGCAAATGATTTTGCTAAACTTAAACATACAGAAGTTTTTCCATCTTTATTTGATGGACTTGTGATCATAAAAACATTTCCATCCTTATACTGTAAGCTTGTTCTCAAACTTCTAAAAGCTTCTTGATATTCTTCACCATCTTTAGAACTGCTGTATGGAATCATTCCAATTGCAGTTTGGTTTAATACATCTTCTGCTTCTTCTTTTTTCTTTAATGTATTGTCCATGTATTCAACTACAAATGCTGCTCCAAAACCAAACATGAGTCCTAAAAACAATGATACTGCTAAAATTAGCTTTTTACTCTTTGTCTTTTTTTGAGGTTCTGCTGCCTTCTGTTGTTGTTGTTGTTGACCCTGCTCTACAGGAGTAGTTAATTTAGTAAAATCATCTTTTGAAATTTCTTCAACTTTAGATGGCTCATCCAATACTTTTAGTTTACCTTGAGGATATATTTTACTTGCCTCTTCCATGAAATTTTTAACATACGTATTTAATACTTTCTGCTGATTATCTTTTTTATCTTCCGAATAGTGTATTGTAATTACCTGTGAATTAGCATTTGCAGCCACATTTATATTATCTATAAATTCATCTGTCTCTATGTTCAAATTCATATCTTTTATAGTTTTTTCTGCCACAGTTCTTGATTCTGCAATAGCTCCATATGCATTTGTTAACTGCTGATTTAATTCAACTTGCCCCTTTATATTTTGACTTTTCTCATCTGGAAAATTTGTAATAAGTATGCTTGCCGTAGATTTATATAATTCATCCTTGTCTACAGTATCTGATGGCGATTTTTGTGACATAAATCCTGCAGCTAGCCCTAAAATCATAAATATAACAGTTATACTTATAATGATCCATTTTCGCCTTCTTACAATTTTCCACAAGTCTCTTAAATCTAAAGTTTCTTCTTCCATAACTTCCTCCTGCAAAAACGAGTATATTTTAATCCATAAACTTTATCGAATAATATCAACTTTTCTGAAATACAAGTTACTTTTTTTCTTCAGTTTTTTTATTAAGTATTGCATTTATACTTATCCCTATTCCCAAAAGTGTCCAAAATACAGGTGCAACAGACACAATGCTGTCATTAAAGAAACCTGCCCCTAGGTATCCAACTACTGCTGTAAATATTCCAAGTCCTACTATAGGAAATAAGTCTTCATAATCATTCTTAAAATAAAGTTTTACACTTGATATAAAGTACATAACCATGATAGCCAAGAAAGCTATTAAACTTACAATACCTGTATTTAATCCAACTGCAAGATATATGTTGTGTGCTTTATCTACAAGCATTGATGAAGTACCATATGCAGTTAATTTTCCTATATAGTCATCCTGAGGAAATTCTGCTGCAAATGTATCCGGTCCGTATCCAACTAAAACAGTATGTTTCAAAAGCGGTATACTTCTTGACCATATATACCCTCTTGCAGATCCAAGCTGTTCTTTTCCTTCAAATCCGCACTTTGGAACCTGCTTTATTTCTACTGAATCACCTTTATCATTCGTAAATGTAAAGTGGTCATTATAGTCTAAAAATGGCATCTTTAAATTGTTTCTAGTTATTTGAACGCCATACTTTTTTTCAGTATTAGTTGAATAATCAGTTACAGCTGCGTTAAAATCCTTGTATTTATCATCTTTAAGAATTTCTTGTCCATTTTGCTTATTTAAACTGCTTTCTATTGTCTTATTTGAAGCATCTTTAAAATCAAGCTTTCCATTTTGGCTCACAACTTTTAGTGTCTTATCTGAAAATACTATACTTAACTCATTTCCATTTGATGTAACATCTTTAAGTACTGGATCATTTGAGTCTTTTACAAGTTCTCCTGCATCTTTAAAAAGTGAACCTATCCTGTCACTGAGGAGACCTTTTGAATAAATGTTAAATCCAGTTCCACCTATTATGACTGCAGCTAGTACTGCTGCTGTGAGCTTTAAGTTTTTTATCAAATATTTTCTAAGCATTATTATAAGTACAATTAATGCAAGGATACCGCCTACAATACCTGCACGTGAATGACATAAAAGCAAGTTTAAAAACATGAGTATTGTTACTGGAATTAAAAGTATCTTATAAATTTTATTCTTAACTAGTAAAAGCATTGTTAAAGTCAGTGGAAATAGCATTGCCATATAGCTTCCAACATAGTCATAGTGATATAGAGTTGAATATATTATTTTGTCTCCAAATTGGAAGTTCAACTTACTAGCCATATTTTGAAGGTTGGCCGGCAGAATAAGTTTTCTTCCGCCCATCGTCTTGAATATATCATGTCCAAAATATTGAAAAATACCAATTAAACCTATTATCACAGCTGAAGATAATAACGCTATTAAAACTGCCTTTAAAGCAGATTTATTATTTACCATATTTATAGTTATAAATAATATTATCATGTAACATAAGAGAACTAACATTCCCTCATATCTTTCAACAAATCCAAAAACAGCTATGTCTTTATAATCTGAAAAGATAGTAGAAAGAATAACAAAAAAAGAATAAACTCCAATTGGAATATATATACTCATCTTTTGTATTTGAATTGACTTCTTAAAAAACTGAACTAAAAAAACAACAAGTAATATAACAGTTAAAATTATAATCCAAACGGACTTATAATATGAAAAGAAATCAATACTCTGGCTTGTCCCATTCCAGAACTTAAAATAATTACCTGTTAAATTCATAGCTTTTCCATATACTATAAGCGGTACTAGAAATACTAAAAGTGCCAGCGGGATTACTGAATACCACTTTTTTTCTCCATACTCTTCTCCATAAAATTCTTTATACAAATCATCGTACATTATTTACCCTCCATTAACATAGTTACACATGATATGGTGTTCATAGTTTGCAACTTAATTCATAAACTAAAAAA
It encodes the following:
- a CDS encoding O-antigen ligase family protein, which produces MYDDLYKEFYGEEYGEKKWYSVIPLALLVFLVPLIVYGKAMNLTGNYFKFWNGTSQSIDFFSYYKSVWIIILTVILLVVFLVQFFKKSIQIQKMSIYIPIGVYSFFVILSTIFSDYKDIAVFGFVERYEGMLVLLCYMIILFITINMVNNKSALKAVLIALLSSAVIIGLIGIFQYFGHDIFKTMGGRKLILPANLQNMASKLNFQFGDKIIYSTLYHYDYVGSYMAMLFPLTLTMLLLVKNKIYKILLIPVTILMFLNLLLCHSRAGIVGGILALIVLIIMLRKYLIKNLKLTAAVLAAVIIGGTGFNIYSKGLLSDRIGSLFKDAGELVKDSNDPVLKDVTSNGNELSIVFSDKTLKVVSQNGKLDFKDASNKTIESSLNKQNGQEILKDDKYKDFNAAVTDYSTNTEKKYGVQITRNNLKMPFLDYNDHFTFTNDKGDSVEIKQVPKCGFEGKEQLGSARGYIWSRSIPLLKHTVLVGYGPDTFAAEFPQDDYIGKLTAYGTSSMLVDKAHNIYLAVGLNTGIVSLIAFLAIMVMYFISSVKLYFKNDYEDLFPIVGLGIFTAVVGYLGAGFFNDSIVSVAPVFWTLLGIGISINAILNKKTEEKK
- a CDS encoding mannose-1-phosphate guanylyltransferase; this translates as MLCALIMAGGKGERFWPLSTDEKPKQFLKLLGEKTMIQMTVERLLPIISIEDIFVVTARRYVEVLREQLPNLPKDNIIVEPVGRNTAPCIALSAFMIKKHYDKEDTSIVVLPSDHLIVDENEFRNTIRQAYKFVMAKENSIVTLGIKPDRPETGYGYIKLKVDSEELKVGNRENKIHKVEKFVEKPDLKTAEEYLKKGNFLWNCGMFVWKCDTILNLTERYLNNTYKILNEIANASEVEFEDKLMREYPKVDNVSVDYAIMEKAKDIYVIPSDFGWDDIGTWYAVERYREKDDNNNICIGDIKNIDASNNIVFSKEKPIVVVGMDDVFVVESDNIIFVGKKKDIERIKEIKKKVN
- a CDS encoding glycosyltransferase family 2 protein, whose amino-acid sequence is MPLVYIILVNYNGYKDTIECVNSLKRTSYNNYKILIVDNASTNNSLEVLKQTLNDCIIIESKKNLGFAGGNNLGIKSALKNNADYVLLLNNDTLVEPNFLNNMINSFNKDDRIGLVGCKIMYYPEKDKIWYGGGKIDWFKFIGIHLGNKEVDKEQYDVEKEIDFMTGCCMLIKRDVFEKIGFLCEDYFMYFEDDDFCVRVNDAGYKIWYNPKAVIYHKVGLSGGGEESPFSIKWCARNRLLFMNKYKNKVSKVSFALSKMFFYSTRVIRYFQYKFQGREDKARAIIEGIKYGRKNI
- a CDS encoding glycosyltransferase family 4 protein; this translates as MLIYCGRKGGGALYSIEMAKAISNKVDLTVVISKQVENLSEWRKTGISLIEVNTYYNLKTFVISSLNLYKFIKLKNVIKKVKPDIIYYTMIHPWIPIINFLTHGIPKVYTAHDIKMHKGEENLILSMTNKVGIKNSKRVIVLSKVFKNDLTKFGINKDKIDVIPHAKFSHYIKVNKGKKSDFSKTILFFGRIHEYKGIRVLLKAFKIIKTMDDGAKLLIVGNGNMTPYEQLIKNSKDVFVVNRWIKDDEVGDFFSKADIVVLPYIDASQSGIIPIAYTFSIPVVASRIGGIPEQVDDGKTGILVEPRNEVELADACVKLLKNKQLLSEMGKNAYNKCLNEMSWDYSSKLLYESFKKVIEDK
- a CDS encoding polysaccharide biosynthesis tyrosine autokinase, whose product is MEEETLDLRDLWKIVRRRKWIIISITVIFMILGLAAGFMSQKSPSDTVDKDELYKSTASILITNFPDEKSQNIKGQVELNQQLTNAYGAIAESRTVAEKTIKDMNLNIETDEFIDNINVAANANSQVITIHYSEDKKDNQQKVLNTYVKNFMEEASKIYPQGKLKVLDEPSKVEEISKDDFTKLTTPVEQGQQQQQQKAAEPQKKTKSKKLILAVSLFLGLMFGFGAAFVVEYMDNTLKKKEEAEDVLNQTAIGMIPYSSSKDGEEYQEAFRSLRTSLQYKDGNVFMITSPSNKDGKTSVCLSLAKSFANLGYKILIVDANGRSPQVDVELHLDNKYGLSNILKDSEENFESLNLLQTKVENICALCWGSEDANPSDLLAKSSLKVLFEELKKKFDYIIIDTPAVTKYSDAQIVAKAVDNILVLMAEGNTNKDEAKRFKEIIELSQIKVSGLIWREGKI
- a CDS encoding glycosyltransferase, which gives rise to MKKIVYVVEAFGSGVYSFLTELTSGLTNDYDIVIIYSLRKETPANFEKDFNPKIKFVKIDMCRGLNPYKNIKSLFQLRKMLKFEDPDIIHLHSSKAGFLGRIASYINGFDMNKVIYNPHGFSFLQKDKSSLKKKFFYRLEKFAAKFGGCIVGCSQSEYKEALKLSSNCININNGIDTSKIDKLLNQVNLESPNEKTNKSRAIIGTVGRICRQKNPELFNKIAESFPNYNFVWIGDGELKDKLTSPNISIIGWIERKQVLKKLLSFDIYIMTSLWEGLPISLLEAMYLYKTVIVSNVIGNKDVVKNYENGFISNDLNEFLNYINMILNDDDLKNKLSDNANKTIDKYFNIKIMISKYKELYNTLKS
- a CDS encoding O-antigen polymerase → MIIIYSLFIFILLKLKTVGKSYVLNFYKYFILMLNIFVIINFYEIVSKKSIFYSFIISGAKHWQTCAFGTNNFRTFSIFIHPIVYGSFLVVLFWCNRYIINNKIKYILQINVIINLYYTKSRSAWIAIGITLFIYYLKAFFIKIKNNNIKFTYKKVITLILTCIVLIFILLIFSKDINNILNQIAERFITATKDSYNDASRLQRLGTIKIVNNYMFNNGISNLLFGNGCGSVKEFMMNHFVYITGFATTDNQYVSFFYEFGLIGVSLYIFIVVSSIVKFFKNNDILDISNLSILCFLSISVSMFFYESYGWIDVFIFLIITMSFSCIKDIKKVGE